TCGAGACCTCAGCCACTTCTGCTTCCACCCCCTCCTCCCCTTCTTCGTAATCGACCTGCTCCTCCATGCTTTCTACCTCCCTACCATCTTCCCTTACAATTAAGACCGTCAGCTCTGATTTCGTGCATACATGACCGTAGAAATGTTTCTCGTCGCATTTGTGGCAGAGCCCTTCCGCCTTCCACTTCGCCATCTCCGCCGGGGTGAGTCTTCGAAAAGGAGGTTTGAGGCGGAAGTCCGTTGTTGCGCGATTCTGTGGGCCCTGAGTGCGCGTGTTTTGGTTGGGGCCGGTCGCAGTGCTATTGGGCTTCACATTCTATTGAGTCAGGCCCAGACCCACTACGCTGACTCGTCCCATTGGATCCTGTAGAGTTACGGTTGTAACTAGGTTTTGATGACGGCGACTTGCTTTCCGATGTCTGCGCCAACGCCGACTCTCCCATCGTCTCCCAATCTTCCACCCGCTTTGCGATATTCATCATTTTATCCAAGGTACGAGGTTCATACATTTTCACCCCCGCACAGATCTTTGGTTTCAGGCCGTGCATAAACGCCAGTTCCAACGTCGCCTCCGTGTACTCTGGCGCGTTGGCAGCTAGTGCTTTAAAATCGCGGATGTAGTCGCGAATGGAACCCTCTTGTCAAAGCGCCATCAATCGCTCTCCCGCGGTGGTGTCTTGGGAAGTCGAGAACTGCTCCAGAGCGCGGTCCTTCATCTGCGACCAACTCTGAAATGGGTTCTGGTCCCGTTCCCAACGATACCACGGCAGCGCTTCTTCGATGAAGGACATCCTGATGGTGCGCAGCTTCTCTTCTTGGGTAAACGTAGCGATCTCAAAGTACTGGTCCATTCTCAAGACCAGCTGTCGACATCATCTCCATCGAACAAGGGTATCTTCAGCTTCCTTGTCAGGTGATCATCGCGATCTAGCTTGCTACCCTCCGTTATAGAGGTCTGAGACGACTGTGGTGTTCCTCTCTTCTCTACGCTGACTTGTGGTTTCACCGGAGTTGATGAGGTTCTGATCAGCGAGATACCTCTACTCAGCGGCACGCTACCCACCAGTATGGGTTCCGAAGTGGGTAGCTTCTCTTCCTCCGTGACTTTACTCTTACCCATCTCCAAGGTCCTCTTTTCCCGGTCATCTTTCTCGCAGAGCCTCTGCTCCAAGCGGTCCAGCGTGTTCTGCTGGTTCGACTGCAGCTGTATTTGTTGCTGCATCTGCTGCTGAAGCGAGATCATGATCTGCTCCATCATCGTTAGCCTGGCGTTGTTTTGGTCGGTGATAGTACCCGGTCCCGTCTCCGTAGATTCCGTCTCCGAGGTTTGTCGTGTTTATGGTTTCTTAGATCCCATGGTGTCGGATCGAAAAGTGCTCTGATACCATGCTGTTACGAGTAATTTCTTTGACTCAGTAACTTATGTAAAGATGTAAAGAAAGATAACTTTTATTGCTTGATCAATGAATTACAAAAGGAATCTCTCAGAAACTCTCTTGTCATGACATGATGATCAAACAACTTGATGACTACTACTAACGTACTCTCCTCTATATATAAGGTTTCGCACAAACGCGTTAACCTAGCACCCCATGTGCTTTGGTCCCCCCTATCCTACTTGGCAAGATGGACAGCAGTGCATCACGCAAAACTTGTGACAAAACACCCCACGTGCTATTGTCACGAATCCAAAGCATCACCCTTTTATTCTTCATGACTTCTAGACCCTTTTTCTCCAAGTAAACTCACAATAGTAAAGTAACCATGTGACCACTTATGATGGGCTTAGTTAGCGGATGTAGAGGCCTTATTCTTCATTGTGGCCCTCTTACGCTGATAAGTATAGATGATCGGAGGATGTGTAGCTCCATAGGTGTCACAAAGCTTGGATTAGCTTCGTTGATCTAATCTTCCACGTCCGTCCCAACAAACATAAAATGATAGATGAATTTCTTAGATTTGGACCCCAATGGCAGATGATGCTACCGTTGAAACTGGTATAAAAGCGCCCATCATTCCTGGAGAATCCGGTGAGACAAGGGAGTCTCAGGTCTTGATTCTGGCATAGCATTTGTGCAGAGCACCATCCCCACCCCCACCCCCAATTTTTAGAACCATCTTTGCCTTATCGGAGGTAGGGATGGGCGCAAGGCGGGTATTTGCTCTTTTACGTATACTTGATATTTGACTTGCCTTGAACGAGTAATGAATTTTTTGACTTGTACTTGACTTGTTATTTCGAGTACTTGTCCAAAAATATGTTACTTGCAAGTTATTTGCCTTGTTCGATTACTTGCTACTTACAAAAGTATTTATTAATTACTTGTATATAGTTTCAAGTTTCTAAAAGTTACTTGATAGATAATATCTTACGATAGAAAGTTATGAATTTTGTTTTATTTACTCGACTTGGTAAAAACACGAGAGTTATTTTAAATACAATATTTGCACCTAAAAAAAGAAAATGGAATTTAATAAGAAAGTATTGTTTACTTCTTACAACAAAGAAATATTTGATTAGGGCTTTGGTTTTTATGGTTTAGTTATCATATTTTTAGTCGTAAAACAAGTAACGAGTAATATCAAAGCGAGTCGTAACTTTTTTATGATACTTGTTACTTGTGTTGTACTTGCCAGTGATAAAACTCAATAACTTAATACTTGACTTGGCAACGACGAGTACTTGAAAAAACGAGGCGAATACAGGTCAAGTAATGGGTATAAGGCAGGTAACGATTATTGGTGCCCAGCCCTACTCGGAGGGATTACTTGACAAGATTTTCATAAAAACAACTCCACATTTTATTTTTTCCAATAGACAGTTTTGCGGCAGAGGTTGATGTAGCAACTTCACCAAAAACTGAAATAACCATTTCTTGATTTGTGTGTGTCATCCTTGCGCACGGGCCATGCTAATCTTCTCTGTATCGTTCCAATTTTATCGGACGTCCCCGAAGCGACAATCATGTACGACTCTCGACCTATATAAACCGAGCTTCTTCTTCTTAGAATGGCGATGTGGGACGTTTCTTACTATTTAAAGTATCTATCTAATGGGCTCGTTTACAATAAAAAGGGCTGGTGTCTGTTTCATCTCTCTGTGGGCCATTTAACACTGTTGTTGGACTCCTTCGACCAAGACAAGAATTTCGACGCAGCCGACAGTCGCTCGCATAGAAAAGAGGTGACACTGATTAGTTTGAAAACTCTCAGGTTTTGTTTGCTTTAATCTAATTTACTAAGCATAGTACTATGTTTCAGATGAATATGTTACGTGAATACATTGTTCTTAGTAAGTGTACAATTTTTTTTACACCAAGAATGCAAAACACAGCAAACTCTACGAGCTCATGTACAAACGAATTCAAATAAACACATTGTTTCACGTCAACAAATACTACGAACAGAGACTTGTTCAAGCCTCACAAGAAAAAAAGCGTTAACTATCTAATACATTCATGTCAACTGATGATCATGATACCATAAATAAGTTAACCAATATCATATGATCTTATAAACTCTTTTGGCCACTTTCTCACTTGAAAAAAACTATGCACACAAGATAACAGATACAATTATAACCACCAACACCATTATTTCTTGGGTAAAAACATTTTAAGTAGCTCAAGACATTAGATGCAGAGCATACACAGTTTCATAAATATATATCTCATCTACCACTCCCTTTCAGGATTGTATGAGTAACAAACATAGGTATTGATGTGCTCCTTGAATTGGAGGCACTAATGGTAGATGATGCTTCCATTGACACTGGCATAAACGCTCCAATACCTGGACTATTCAGCGAGAAATCTGGCAAGGGTAGGTCCAGGTTTAGGTACTGCACCACTTGTCCCATGGTAGGCCTTGCTTCTGGTATCGCATTTGTGCAGAGCAATCCAAGTTTCAGAACCATCTCAACTTCCTTGAATAAAGATTCTCCTCCCAATCTTGGATCTATGGTGTCAAGTAAAGAAGCCTGTTTCCAGCATACACAGACCCATTTGACCAAGTATTGCTTTCCCAGTGGCAGCTCCGGTTCCACAGGCCGCCTTCCACAAGTTACTTCAAGAAGGAAAGCACCAAAGGCATAAACATCAGTTTGGGTAGAAGTTCCCATTGTGATTAGCTCAGGTGCCATGTAACCTATGGTTCCCACAGCGGCTGTTGCAGATAAGTTGGCTCTTGGGTCATGAAACCTAGCCATACCAAAATCTCCTAATCTTCCATTGAAATCAGAATCTAACATAACGTTAGAAGATTTAATATCCCGGTGCAAAACAGCTTGCGTGGCTCCTGTATGAAGGTAATTTAGAGCCGAGGCGATGTCCTTAAGAATAGAAATCCTTTGCAACCATGAAGGAGATGGGTTTTGGTCATGAAACAAGTACTTATCAAGACTACCGTTGGGCATGTACTCAGAGACCAAAAGCAACTCGCCTTTCCTCCTGCAGTACCCGAGAAGAGGAACCAAGTTCCGGTGCTGTAGACTTCCCATAGTCACAACTTCAGCCACAAACTGTTTCATTCCTTGCTCTGCATTGTGTGAAAGTCTTTTCACAGCTATATGCCTACTTAGGGGCAGAGTTCCTTTGTACACATCTCCAAACCCACCTTTCCCAACACAACAATCTTTTCCAAACCCATTTGTTGCTTTGTAGAGAGACTTGTAGGAGAATCTATGTGGACCGTATTCCTTTTCCCACGATTCTCTCACTTCCGCGTACTTGTTTCTCCTGTACCAATAAACCGCTCCGAGAACCAGCAGCACTAGGATCACCGATAAGATGACCAAACCGATAAGAGGTGGTGACAGAAGAGGAGGCTGTTTTTCTCTAGGAAGAGGAGCCTGAGGGAGCTTAGAGAGGTCCAGGTTCTGTAATAGTTTTCTACTGAAACTCCACCCAAGTATATATTGGTTACTGGTCAATTGACCTGTTGCTGCAGAGAACCCAACAAACATTTTATCTTGAAAATTTTCTGAAAGATTGATGGGCCTTGACATAAGAGGCTGATCTGGTTTCTGTATATCTATAGGGGCCAGAGTAACATTAAGGGAAGTTCCATCGTAATCCACCCAAACCTGGATAGGCAGACCACTCAGGAGATTTATGCTTACATTCTTCCCTAAGGCGTAGGAAAAGTAAGACGGGAGAGTGGATTCAATAGATGTTGGGCTGTTCAAATCAATCCCAACATGAGGCTTTTCCACCACATCAATTCCTAATGACTCAATGGTATCAAGCTCAATAGCTATCAGCTGAGAAGGGGAAGGGGAAGGGGAAGTTCCATTTGTGGGGTTGCTGAAGACGCCCAAGTACTGAGCTTGGAGTGCGTGAGAGAGATCCATGGAAGGAGATACAACAAAAGCCATCCCATGTCCGCCACTAGTTCCCAGCTGAAGAGGCACCAAGGCACACACAAAATGTGTATAGAAGGAGATGGTATCAGATGGATCAAAATCAAAAGGCAGCTTGAAGAAAGCATGACCCATTTGAAACTGTGAATCATTTGTCAACTGCAAAATCCCATCAGGAAGGACTCTAGCGATTCCATCAATATGGAGATCTGCTTGATGGAAGCCATTGTAAACAAACCCGGTTTCTTGTTGACCTGACAGGGAAACCAGATGAAGGCAGGAGAACATGATCAAAACTAGATGAAGCCTGCTGCAAGCCATTACTATTGAAAGAGTGTCTGAATTTAATGGTTCATATCTTTTCTCTTCTGTAAGAACCATCCTCCAAAGCTGCCAAAAAAAAAAAATGCTCATAAATTCAGGAGCTCAATTTTAAACATTCAATGTCTTGTACAATTTCTCCTAAGCAACTGTAGCCAGCCAACGCATATATATATATATATATATATATATATATATATATATATTCCCAATATACAAAAGAGAATTTATAAAAAAAAATATATACAAAAGAAACAAAAGCATGACAAGTACAAGAAGTACTTACCTCTAGCAGAAATCTGAAAATGCCTTGGGAGTAGAGCTAGTTATCAACCTCTACTCTTAACTAATATCTCTGGTAATTCAGCAAATAACTTGGGCAGTCTTCCCTTTAGCATCTCAAGAGAGACAATAAACCAACTTTTCTTCCTCCACAAACTTTGGATAAGATACATCTAAGTTTATGTTACTTTTCCAAGTAAATCAAACGCAAAGAAGATAGAAGCTGACCAAGTCTCACAGCATGCAGAGTCACAATCTGTGACTCAAACGGGACTAGTCTTCACATGGCACAGAGCAGTCCATATCTAAGACTATTCCTTAATTCATCATCCAATGAACATCTTTTTGTCGGTTGGTTACAACTTACAAGTGGTGGTGTTCAGTTAATCCTCAAAAAAAGAAAGAATGTACATTGAGTGGAAAAAAAACAATAGTCACCAGATCACTAGAAAGTTTTAAAAAAAAAAACATATGCTGAAATACAATGAAGAAGACCTGAAATTGAAACATTCACAAGTTATACATGAGTATCCTAAGCGAATGAACTCCCAATGAGATCATTCACCAATAAGCAGCACCTATGTGTTCAGATTAACATCCAATGGATACTCATAAACTGTATCAGCAGCCACTGGTTGGCTTGGAGAGGCGAGCCTCAATGTCTTCTGATTCTACAACTACGTTTAGAGATTTCTTAGATTCCAATGGTTGTTCATGCTCCTCTGAGTTGTTGGCTGATGAAGAAGATGCCCAAGGAGCAGACCAGTTCCTTGAAGTGTATGTGCCCGTAAGAGAGGCTGCATCCACCACTACTGGAGTAAATGAGCCGATCCCAAGCGTATATGGCGAGAAATCCGGCAATGGTAGGTTATCGTTTAAGTAAAGAACCACTTGTTCCATTGTCGGTCTTGATTCGGGCACGATGTTTGTACACAGCAACCCGATTTTCATAACCA
The DNA window shown above is from Brassica oleracea var. oleracea cultivar TO1000 chromosome C3, BOL, whole genome shotgun sequence and carries:
- the LOC106335394 gene encoding L-type lectin-domain containing receptor kinase I.3-like; protein product: MVLTEEKRYEPLNSDTLSIVMACSRLHLVLIMFSCLHLVSLSGQQETGFVYNGFHQADLHIDGIARVLPDGILQLTNDSQFQMGHAFFKLPFDFDPSDTISFYTHFVCALVPLQLGTSGGHGMAFVVSPSMDLSHALQAQYLGVFSNPTNGTSPSPSPSQLIAIELDTIESLGIDVVEKPHVGIDLNSPTSIESTLPSYFSYALGKNVSINLLSGLPIQVWVDYDGTSLNVTLAPIDIQKPDQPLMSRPINLSENFQDKMFVGFSAATGQLTSNQYILGWSFSRKLLQNLDLSKLPQAPLPREKQPPLLSPPLIGLVILSVILVLLVLGAVYWYRRNKYAEVRESWEKEYGPHRFSYKSLYKATNGFGKDCCVGKGGFGDVYKGTLPLSRHIAVKRLSHNAEQGMKQFVAEVVTMGSLQHRNLVPLLGYCRRKGELLLVSEYMPNGSLDKYLFHDQNPSPSWLQRISILKDIASALNYLHTGATQAVLHRDIKSSNVMLDSDFNGRLGDFGMARFHDPRANLSATAAVGTIGYMAPELITMGTSTQTDVYAFGAFLLEVTCGRRPVEPELPLGKQYLVKWVCVCWKQASLLDTIDPRLGGESLFKEVEMVLKLGLLCTNAIPEARPTMGQVVQYLNLDLPLPDFSLNSPGIGAFMPVSMEASSTISASNSRSTSIPMFVTHTILKGSGR